The Theropithecus gelada isolate Dixy chromosome 3, Tgel_1.0, whole genome shotgun sequence genomic sequence cgcccatctaatttttgtatttttagtagagacagagttttaccatgttggccaggctggttttgaacccctgacctcaggtgatccacccaccttggcctcccaaagtgctgggatgacagtagtgagccaccgtgccccaaaagaaaaaaaattcaaatttcatacCTTAAAAATTATCTCCTTCATGAGATCAACACctgtggaaagaaaagaaaaaagaaaacattatttccttCAAACTAACCTGATAAAGTTTGGAAATACTATAAATcctcaatatttaaaattgtgtagtACTAGCATGTGGATAGACAGATCAAAGCAAtgtaaaataaattctgaaattgGCCCATTATAGTTAAGACTTTTGATTATTAGAAAGGTGGCATTGTCCTCATGAATCTCAATGAGGCTTAAACAGACCACCCTATTTAATAGCACAACCTTCCACCACATCCATCCCCAACATTCCTGGTCCCCCTTAtcctgttcttcttttctttctatagcACTTACCACCTCCTAACACACTATATAATTATTTAtcgtatttttttaattgttggaaTCCCCTCGCATAAATGtagcctttttattttgttcaccGCTCTATCCCAAGCATCTAGGAAAGTGCCTACCATATATAGTAgatacttgataaatatttgttaaatgaatgaatctcaaatcAGTGGTGAAAGATGTAACATACTCTACAATAAGTGACACTGGACAATTGATAGCCATCTGGGCAAATACAAATACATTGGTTCTAGACTTTACATCACACACCAGGAAAAAAtctagatggattaaaggcttaaacagAAAGATAACAACTGTAAAAGTAGTTCAGGAAACCATGGGGAAATGATTGTATACCTTTTGGAATGGGGAAACTTTGtcaaaatatcatataaaaatccaaaagccataaatgaaaatattgataaatttaacTACCGAAAGAAATTCCACAAGGCAAAAACACAGTAAACATATTCAAAGACAAgtaaaaaactaggaaaaaaggccgggcgcggtggctcaagcctgtaatcccagcactttgggaggccgagacgggtggatcacgaggtcaggagatcgagaccatcctggctaacacggtgaaaccctgtctctactaaaaaatacaaaaaaaaaactagccgggcgaggtggcaggcgcctgtagtcccagctactcgggaggctgaggcaggagaatggcgtgaacccgggaggcggagcttgtagtgagctgagatccggccactgcactccagcctgggcgacagagcgagactccgtcacaaaaaaaaaaaaaaaaactaggaaaaaaatcacaactcgATCTTTCCAATATAAAAAGATTGCCTATAAGATAGATAAGAAAAAGACCAATAGCCTAatagaaaaattgacaaatgttatgaattaaaaattcatggaataaaaaccaatgaaagaaatgaaaagatacccAATTAAAATTACGTTGagatatcatttaaaaaactgtcaGCCTGATAAGTTCAAAAGCTTGATGACATACTGAGATGGTGGATTTATGAGAAGCACAAACTCTCAACCATTGTTGGTGGAAATTTAAATTTGTATACTTGTTATGAAGTGCATCACAGTAGTACCCATCAGCATATACactcttttttggaaaaaattatttatttgttttgagacagggtctcactctgttgccgaggttggagtggagtgacatgatcttggctcactgcaacctctgcctcccaggctcaagtgatcctcccacctcaacctcttgagaAGTTGGGACcaaaggcgtgtgccaccatgcctgactaattttttgtattttttgtagagatggagtttcactgtgttgcccaggctggtctcaaactcctggactcaatcattatctcgcctcagcctcccaaagtgctgggactacaggcgtaagccaccacacccaactcatATACATCCTTTCATATAGCAATTCTACTTCCAAGAATTTTTTCTTGTTATCAGTCAGGATTAGCTAGGTTAAGTTGAGGTAATAATCTCAAAACATCAATGGCTTAAAATTACaaagggcttttaaaaatgtctcacTAGTGCCATAGAAAGACTATCCtttaaaaagtatcaaaaaatatgttaaaaagaaaagagcaacgtgaaaaaaaaaaatagtgccatTAGTCGTTATGTCAGTGTAGATCTAAGCTGCCATCTGGTGGTGTTTTTCTTCCTCCTGAAGAACTCTTACTGTTTCTCGTAGTTCAGGTCTACTGGAAACAatttttctcagcttttgtttgtctgaaatttttttttttttttttttttttgagacggagtctcattctgtcacccaggctggagtgctgtggcgtaagttcagctcaccacaacctctgcctcccgggttcaagcgattctcctgccccagcctcctgagtagctggaattacaggcacatgccaccacacccagctaatttttgtgtttttagtagagatggggtttcaccatgttggtgaggctggtctcgaacccctgaccttgtgatccacctaccttggcctcccaaagtgctaggattacaggcgcgagctaccatacctggctgaaAAATTCCTTAGTTCacctcaaaatttttttttttttagagataggaatCTCAATATGGTGCCCAGGCCAGGTGggacttgaactcttggactcaagcaatccgtccacctcaacttcccaaatagctggaactataggaaTTCACCATGGCACCCAGCTTacttcatctttatttattttaattttttttattttattctcattttttggagatggagtctcactctgtcacccaggctgcagtgcagtggcatgatcttggctcactgcaacctctgcctcctgagttcaagcgattctcctgcttcaggctcccaagtggctggggctacaggcatgcaccaccgcacctggctgttttttgtattttttagtagagacaggtttcaccatatttcgcctgtaatcccagcactttgggaggccaaggtaggcagatcacctgaggtcaggagttccagaccagcctgaccaacatggagaaaccctgtctctactaaaaatataaaattagccgggtgtggtggcacatgcctgtaatcccatctcctcaggaggctgaggtagggaatcgcttgaactcgggaggcggaggttgtggtgagccgaggtcacactactgcactccagcctgggcaacaagagcgaaactccgtctcaaaaaaaaaaaaagaaacaaaaaacaaaaagccaagttTTAATAATTGctgtgtttaacaactggcttgtAACATGCCTGAAAATGCAACAACTAGCTCTCGTGACCTGTTGTGGTCTGGCTCCAGCATACAACTGTGCCACTGCCTTCTCCTTTGCCTGCTGTTTCCAAATAAGCTTCTTTGTTTAGTTAACAGgtgtccatttctttttaaaaaaaatctccttttctcCCATGACATGGGGTAGGGAAGATGAACTCCCTTTCTCCTATCCTTAGACTTCCCTGGGTGGGTGAACAAGTCACATGGAAGTTTGGTGAGAGGCTTCACTGGGAGGCAAGAGGATTAAAGCCTGTGTGTTCCCAAGAGCCTTCCTTGCATCTGGCCAGCTAACTGCTGCCTTGGCATAACTTTGGGAGGGTCAATTACCCCGTTTGGGGTAAGGGTGAATGTTTACAAAATGGGATAGGCTGAATTACTGCTGGTTTGTAGTTggtggaaagagggagaaaagagccCGGCACATCCTcgtccttcctctcctcttcttttttttcccttttctgttgtCACCATCACATTCGTTGATGTCATTCCTGCCATTGTGAGCTGACAGGCCCTCCCAGCCCTGGTGGACAGACCATAAGTAAATGGGGAGGAAGAGCTGGGAAGGTGGGGGCAGATCACATCAACATCTCAGCATTGGGCTGGGTCTGCGTGGAGCCTCAGAAATGTTCCCCAGCCCATTCTTCCCAAGAACCAATGAGTAAAATCAGGGGCCtcccacctgaggtcagggaacCAGGCCCTGGAGTGGAACTTGGGGTGGAAAATGGCCTTCTTTGTCAACTGATTCATTCTCCAGAATTCAACTTGTTCTCCAACTCGGTGGTGTTTGAAAGCAACTTTATCCAGGTACCCTCATGCAGCTCAGGGCCAGCTGTCTTTCTGTTTCCAAAACCTGTTCCTAGGGGTTGGTTAGGAGATGCTGTGGCCTTTTAAAGCcctggaggtggggaaggagggacaAAGAAGCCACCAAAGCTAGAGAAAACCGGAAGGTCTGGGTCCCAAGTTCACCTCCATTTGTGCCTACCATATGATAGAGCTACCTGCAGGTCATCTGCTTTAAGGAAATTGATTTATGCCTTACAAAAGGAGAGATCAGAGCTCAGTCTCCAGGCAGGGTTCCTAGGCCCTTTCTGGGCCACTTGTCCAAACTGGGTAGTTACAGGGAATGAAGGTTGCTGTTAGAAACCCTGCTCTGAAATCCAACCTCCTCACTCTGGGATGGTTTAGAAACAGCCTTGTTTGAAAGCGAAGACACTGGGTAAAAAGGTCTTGCCCAGATCCTACCATTCCCTAAAAGGATGGTAGTGACCAATGGAAGTGAGCCTGGGATGGGGCCACTGGGAGTGGAAGGTGGTCGTTTTCATAAGTATCAAGTCTTAGGCGGGTGCTGCCTGCCTCCCTCTAGCGGTCTAGCCTGAACCCGTGCTCCTGCGCGGGAGAGCATAACCAGTTGGTCAGCCAGTAAGCACACACTAAACATCACTGAGTGCAGAGCAGGAGGTGCAGAGAAAGATCAGTGTCCCTGGCCAGGAAGCCTATGAGTTTGGTTTACCCGTTATTTGGTAACTGTCTAAGCAAGCTCTATGTCAGAGAGTTTGGTCCAGCTGATGCCCCAGGCATGTGCTGGGGGCATTCAGGGCATTCTCTCTGGACTTTGGCAGTTGAAGAAGGCTTTCCAGAAGGGTCTTAAGCCATTCTTTGAGAGACTGCTGAGATTCTGGTAAGTGGAAGAACAGCGGGGAGGATATCTCAGACAGAGGGGCTTCAAAGTACCTAAGGAAAGGCAGGGAGGCTGGAATGCAAGGTCTGCAAGACACAGACCCATTCAAATGGAGTGGGAAAGCAGCCAGGGGTTATAGGAGAGAAGGTGGAAACAGTTTGAGGTGGGTCTTGGGCTTAATTTGGAGACTCTTCACAGAGCAGTGAGCTACTCCCTAATGGAGTCCCCGGATTCTGGAGAGCTGTGTTCATGGCTCCTGCCGCTCCACGGTCCCTTTGCTGCCCCCCGGGAGATGTGTAGTTGGGTGATCAACTGGCAAACCTGGGGCGAGCTCATTCCTAACATACCCTTGGTGGAGACAGAGCAGTAACATGGGAAGTCCAGTCTCAGGGTCCAATTTCTAGTCATTTCTATTTGGGTGTAATGATTCATGATTCGGCTGCAAATttgttctcttaatttttttttttttttttttttttttttttttgagatggagtctcactccgttgccctggtgcgatctaggttcactgcaacctctgcctcccgggttcaagcaattctcctatctcagcctcccgagtagctaggactacaggcgtacaccaccttgcccagctaatttttttgtgttttagtagagacagggtttcaccatgttggccaagatggtctcaatctcttgacctcatgatccgcccgacgtggcctcccaaagtgctattcTTTTGACCTAATATTAAAACTGTTTAGATTCTCTGAATGGACACTAAGTGACCCAGGTAGCAACAAACTCAGAATGTGCTAGGGAGAGGCTGACCCCCACAGAAAAGTTCaaagtttgatttaaaaaaaattttttttgatagagacagggtctcaccatgtagCCCcagctcgtcttgaactcctggcttcaagtgatactcccgctttggacttccaaagtgctgggattataggcgtgaatgACCGCACACAGTCCAAAGTTTACTTGAAGTGATGCAATCCACGTATTAGTTATAGTTTTAGTTGTTGTAGTGGAGTTACActgcttcctctctcccctttcctGCACATCGCCATCACTATCGTCTCAAAGCAGCATcacccacaaatatttattgagcacttactctcAATACGTACAACCCTCTGTGTTTTGCAGAGGACATGAATTTTATTCCTCAACATGGGCTCCAGGaagtgtcacttttttttttcaaaatcaaaattcaCTTTTCTGGGAACACCATCTGGTCAGGCTGGTGGGAAATTACATTTCAGTCATTCCTGGGGCTTTCCCTTGTCCCCAGTTCCACCAAGGACTGGGCAGTGGTGTCAATGGTTTTACAAAGTCTAGAACATTGACTGGacttagtggctcatgcctgtaatctcagcactttgggaggctgagaggggaagatcacttgagcccaggagtttgacaccagtctgggcaacatagtgagaccccatctctattttctaAAAAAGGTGTAGAGCATTGGGAGAAGGCCCTCTGGCCTTGGGAACACAGGGGTCCCTCCTCATATGTTCCTTACCTGGGTCCCCGTGGCCCCTTAGTGGCCCCAGTTCTTGTGCTTTTCTGCCAGCCGTGCATAGTGAGGTGGGGGGTGTCTTAGCTGAGACATTGTGCCCAGTGGTGGGCATCCAGTATCTCTGTCCTGTGATGGCCCCCTTCTGCTTCAAGAGAATAGATCCTCATTCCATTCAAGACCCAGCAACAAGATAGCCCCTCCATCATCCTGGGAGAAGTGCTCCAAACCTCCCTCAACTCAAGCTGTCTGGGTCTTCCCTATTCAACAGCTTTTTCCTCACTTTCCTCCCCTTCTGGGACTTTCTTCACACAATCTCCCTTTTGGGCCATTAGAAACCAGTGCTGGCTTCTCCTACCCAAAGATGGGGGAATGAAAACTTCAATGCCACTCAGCTTTTTCTTGCTAGTGCATCTTTTTACAGTTAGATAAAACAGAGGACCCAGAGAAGGATAATATAGGGTTCCTGCAGCAAAGGACCTTAAAGTATATTTGGGGAGACCAACAAAAAGGGTCAATAGCAGGTCAGGGCCCAGCTCAGTGTGCTGCACACCTGCCCCTAAGATGAAGTGCTGCTTTCCAGCATCTGTATCCTTCCACCCCTTGTTTTCTGCTCCTTTCTGACCCACGCACCTGAGGCTGATTTCCAGGTCACTAAGCCCGGGAACTGGAGAGATGTCTGTGAAGGGTCTGCCACCGTGATCCTTGGGGTGACCTCCTCGGTGCCCTCCCTGCCGCTCCCCAATGTCCTCCTGATGGCCAATGTTACCTGGCCCCGGGGTCCGTTTTCCACCTGGAGCACACCTGTTGATGCCCCAGTCATCACCCTCAGCAGGTAAAGGCTTGAGGGAGGGCCGGAAGGGATGGAATGATTGACTGGGATATGCATTGCTTTGTAGCTGGATTTTAGAtcaaaagaaaagacagtgtTCTTTAGTGCATAAACCCTGtagaactcattcattcatttgtttagcaagtatttaatatcttttttttttttttgagatagagtctcgctctgttgcccaggctggagtgcagtggcatgatctcggctcactgcaagctccacctcctgggttcacaccattctcctgcctcagcctcccgagtagctgggactataggtgcccgccatcacacctggctaattttttatgttttttagtagagacagggtttcactgtgttagctaggatggtatcaatctcctgacctcgtaatctgcttgccttggcctcccaaagtgctgggattacaggtgtgagccaccacgcccagctgtatTTGTTTAGCATCTATATTTACCAAGCACTGTTCTTCGTGCTGGGATAGGGCAGTACACAGTCCTTGTCTCGAACCTGGTTTTTGAGAATCTTAGcttccttttctgtaaatgtgtgtgtgtgtgtgtatacatgtgtgtacatgcagACACATTTCcatgtcttttaaaatctttttgtaaatataatttcaataatttctatttagtaatatgaatgaattaaaatttacTTGACAAGTCCCTAATATTAGACatttagaaatgtttctttttgtcaATATAGATAGAGGGGGTTTCCAAGGAAAAAGTGGGGATACGAAAGTCAAACACGACTATGAAATCctgagattgaaaaaaaaatactagatatTCCGGAGACATCTAACCTTTTCCTTGCCCTTTCAACACAGTAAGTCAGGATATAGGGAGAAAGAGTCCTAGAAACTGAGTCAGGATATCTTAGTTCCACGTCACACTTAATAAGATCTAaacttgggcaaatcacttagcCTCTTTAAGCGTCAGCCTCAAAATCTGTAAAGCGGAATTAATCATACTTATCTTGacagggcatagtggctcacatctgtaatcctagctctttgggaggctgaggtgggaggatcgcttgaagccaggagttcaagaccagtctgggcaacatagggagatcctgtttctaccaaaaaaaataccaaaataattagGTGGGTGtactggcacacacctgtattcctacTAAAGTCCTGGAAATTGGAGAGGAGTCAGTCTTAGTAATCACCCCCACTTTCATTACATGAGCTTTCTCCCTTCAGCATCCCCCAGGCAGAGAGGTAGGAGGCCAATGACACTGAGCCACCTCTAAGTGGGCACCCACATGGTTGATTGAAACCACGGGCTCTCTCACGGGAATGTCCTGATTATGCCCAGGCTTCTCCCCCTGAAGTACGTGGAGCTGCGAATCTACGACCAGCTCCAGCGCATCCTGAGGGTTAGGACAGTGACCGAAAAGATCTACTATCTGAAGCTCCACGAAAAACACCCAGAGATTGTGTTTCAATTCTGGGTCCGCTTGGTGAAAATTCTGCAGAAAGGCCTGTCCATCACCACCAAAGACCCGAGAATCGAATTCACTCACTGCCTGGTGCCCAAGATGCCCACCAGCTCCATAGAAACAACAGTAAGTGGACCTCCCTCCAGGACCTGTTGAGagataagtatatatatgtatatatgtaagtgtgtgtgtatatatatagacttTCCATGTCTTTTAAAAGCTCTTTGTAAGTATCATTTTGATAATTTCTATTCAGTAgtatgaatgaattaaaatttatttgaccTGTCCCTAATATTGAGACATTtag encodes the following:
- the FAM71F2 gene encoding protein FAM71F2 isoform X2 translates to MSKIRGLPPEVREPGPGVELGVENGLLCQLIHSPEFNLFSNSVVFESNFIQVTKPGNWRDVCEGSATVILGVTSSVPSLPLPNVLLMANVTWPRGPFSTWSTPVDAPVITLSRLLPLKYVELRIYDQLQRILRVRTVTEKIYYLKLHEKHPEIVFQFWVRLVKILQKGLSITTKDPRIEFTHCLVPKMPTSSIETTPENSLLSSPQPSESLVLLAAEQTSGSFSQLSGKLQLTADRNNDTAIEIDNRSSYKIPSPVASPINLNIPMRAVLSHSLWEQEDPDEHLLQVPVASSLGEHFLGP
- the FAM71F2 gene encoding protein FAM71F2 isoform X1 yields the protein MSKIRGLPPEVREPGPGVELGVENGLLCQLIHSPEFNLFSNSVVFESNFIQTHAPEADFQVTKPGNWRDVCEGSATVILGVTSSVPSLPLPNVLLMANVTWPRGPFSTWSTPVDAPVITLSRLLPLKYVELRIYDQLQRILRVRTVTEKIYYLKLHEKHPEIVFQFWVRLVKILQKGLSITTKDPRIEFTHCLVPKMPTSSIETTPENSLLSSPQPSESLVLLAAEQTSGSFSQLSGKLQLTADRNNDTAIEIDNRSSYKIPSPVASPINLNIPMRAVLSHSLWEQEDPDEHLLQVPVASSLGEHFLGP
- the FAM71F2 gene encoding protein FAM71F2 isoform X3, which produces MANVTWPRGPFSTWSTPVDAPVITLSRLLPLKYVELRIYDQLQRILRVRTVTEKIYYLKLHEKHPEIVFQFWVRLVKILQKGLSITTKDPRIEFTHCLVPKMPTSSIETTPENSLLSSPQPSESLVLLAAEQTSGSFSQLSGKLQLTADRNNDTAIEIDNRSSYKIPSPVASPINLNIPMRAVLSHSLWEQEDPDEHLLQVPVASSLGEHFLGP